Proteins from a genomic interval of uncultured Desulfuromusa sp.:
- the ugpC gene encoding sn-glycerol-3-phosphate ABC transporter ATP-binding protein UgpC, with protein MANVILNDVVKSYGKLEVVHGVNLNVADKEFVVLVGPSGCGKSTVLRMIAGLEEITTGTIEIGDRVVNDVAPKDRDAAMVFQNYALYPHMNVYKNMSFGLTLRKMPKDEIDERVRKAADILELEEYLFRKPHELSGGQRQRVAMGRAIVRQPAVYLFDEPLSNLDAKLRTQMRLEIKLLHHNVQNTIIYVTHDQVEAMTLADRIVVMRDGYIEQVGSPIDIFQNPANVFVAGFIGSPPMNLHPATIINTGDDQKLKLGQSLEIPIPRRENTQFVDGQKVIMGLRTEDIIITQDNDEEKNELTCSADGIVKIVEPLGNETNLHLDLQGAELIARSEGRRIFTIGEQLRMTLDLTHLHIFDAESEKTIY; from the coding sequence ATGGCTAATGTAATTTTAAATGATGTTGTCAAAAGTTATGGCAAGCTGGAAGTCGTCCACGGAGTGAACCTGAATGTTGCAGACAAAGAGTTTGTGGTTCTGGTCGGTCCTTCCGGCTGTGGAAAATCAACGGTTCTCAGAATGATTGCCGGACTCGAAGAAATCACCACCGGTACCATAGAAATTGGCGATCGGGTGGTCAACGATGTCGCCCCAAAAGATCGCGATGCCGCCATGGTTTTTCAAAATTACGCTCTCTATCCACATATGAATGTTTACAAAAACATGTCTTTCGGATTGACGTTGAGAAAAATGCCAAAAGATGAAATCGATGAAAGGGTCCGCAAAGCTGCTGACATCCTGGAACTGGAGGAATATCTCTTCCGTAAACCGCATGAGCTTTCGGGAGGGCAACGGCAAAGAGTCGCCATGGGACGGGCCATTGTTCGGCAGCCTGCGGTCTATCTGTTTGACGAACCATTGTCGAACCTTGACGCCAAACTGCGGACCCAGATGCGGCTGGAAATCAAACTCCTCCACCACAATGTTCAGAACACCATCATCTATGTGACCCACGATCAGGTCGAAGCCATGACTCTGGCAGATCGGATTGTTGTCATGCGTGATGGTTACATTGAACAGGTCGGCAGCCCGATTGACATTTTCCAGAACCCCGCCAATGTCTTTGTTGCCGGATTTATTGGTTCACCACCGATGAATCTGCACCCGGCCACAATCATCAACACCGGTGACGACCAGAAGCTGAAACTGGGTCAGAGCTTGGAGATTCCTATTCCCCGGAGAGAGAATACCCAATTCGTCGACGGACAAAAAGTCATCATGGGGTTACGGACTGAAGATATAATAATTACCCAGGACAATGATGAAGAGAAAAATGAACTGACATGCTCTGCTGATGGAATCGTCAAAATCGTTGAACCGCTGGGCAATGAAACCAACCTGCATTTGGATCTACAAGGAGCGGAGCTGATAGCCAGATCAGAAGGGCGGCGAATCTTTACGATTGGAGAACAACTGCGCATGACTCTTGATCTGACTCACCTTCATATTTTTGACGCAGAGTCAGAAAAAACCATCTACTAA
- the ugpB gene encoding sn-glycerol-3-phosphate ABC transporter substrate-binding protein UgpB, with protein sequence MSKMKCFWLVMAVAMLVSFAGSAFAKPIEINWWHAMRGARGETVQKIVDGFNSSQSDYKVIATYKGEYDEVVNAGVAAVRAGKQPHILQSFEVGTQTMMLSGAIYPVYQLMADKGYKIDWSQYLQPVLSYYMNADGNLMSMPFNSSTPVMYYNVELFKKAGIPMLSKDEPITWDEMGEITGKLVKSGVEGGMVTAWQSWTQVENYSAIQNLPFASKANGYEGLDTELQINNDKVVNHVARLKTWMGDKRFYYGGQKYQGPKSEFIAQNAGIYIDSISGIAKLQAAATFDWDVAPLPVEAWNKKPQNSIIGGASLWIFKGLPEKDYAGVAAFMNYLAGNDPQILWHKETGYFPITLGAYEQLKAEGYYKENPFQEVGIKQLTRQIPNKNSRGLRLGYFIQIRNIINEELELVWNDSKTPQQAMDSAVARSNIKLREFERTYK encoded by the coding sequence ATGTCAAAAATGAAATGCTTTTGGCTCGTTATGGCGGTAGCCATGCTGGTCAGTTTTGCCGGATCCGCTTTCGCTAAACCTATTGAGATCAACTGGTGGCATGCGATGCGTGGAGCACGCGGTGAAACAGTACAAAAAATTGTAGATGGCTTTAATAGCTCACAATCTGATTATAAAGTTATTGCGACCTATAAGGGAGAATATGATGAAGTTGTCAACGCTGGAGTTGCAGCTGTAAGGGCTGGGAAGCAGCCTCATATCCTTCAATCTTTTGAGGTCGGCACCCAGACGATGATGCTTTCAGGAGCTATTTATCCGGTTTATCAATTGATGGCAGACAAAGGATACAAAATCGACTGGAGCCAATATCTCCAACCGGTTCTCTCTTATTACATGAATGCGGATGGCAATCTAATGTCAATGCCGTTCAATTCATCAACTCCGGTTATGTATTACAATGTTGAACTGTTCAAGAAAGCCGGAATCCCGATGCTCTCCAAGGATGAGCCGATTACGTGGGATGAAATGGGCGAAATTACCGGTAAGCTGGTTAAGTCCGGTGTTGAAGGTGGGATGGTTACCGCCTGGCAATCCTGGACACAGGTCGAGAATTACAGTGCCATTCAGAACCTTCCTTTTGCCAGTAAAGCTAATGGGTATGAAGGTTTGGATACTGAGTTGCAGATCAATAATGACAAAGTTGTCAACCACGTTGCTCGCCTGAAAACCTGGATGGGCGACAAGCGCTTCTATTATGGTGGTCAGAAATATCAAGGGCCAAAGTCTGAATTTATTGCCCAGAATGCAGGAATCTATATCGACTCGATCAGTGGTATAGCAAAACTTCAGGCTGCTGCGACATTTGACTGGGATGTTGCGCCTTTACCAGTGGAAGCCTGGAACAAAAAACCACAAAACAGCATTATCGGTGGGGCCTCTCTATGGATTTTTAAAGGTCTTCCGGAAAAGGATTATGCTGGTGTTGCTGCATTCATGAACTATCTTGCAGGCAATGATCCGCAGATTCTCTGGCATAAAGAGACCGGATATTTCCCTATTACTCTCGGTGCCTATGAGCAATTGAAGGCCGAAGGTTACTATAAGGAAAATCCATTCCAGGAAGTTGGTATCAAACAGTTGACCCGGCAGATTCCAAACAAGAATTCCCGCGGGTTGCGTCTGGGATACTTTATCCAGATCCGTAATATCATAAACGAGGAACTTGAATTGGTCTGGAATGATTCCAAGACTCCTCAGCAGGCAATGGACAGTGCCGTTGCCAGAAGTAATATCAAGCTCCGTGAATTTGAAAGAACTTATAAATAA
- a CDS encoding amino acid ABC transporter permease yields the protein MRPGHRPHWGQLDTVLLLLLLCAVTYLGFRIHSGLEYRWNWQVIPQYLLRHDPVEGWVPNLLLLGLLTTVRLSFWSLFLALPIGLVAGLMRTSAHLFSRMIGGTYVTLLRNLPPLVLIFIFYFFISDQILPLLGLGELITAAPLWVQQTAKLLLAPPDQLEAFIAAIITLALFEAAYIGEIVRAGINSVESGQWEAGRALGMRRWQLLQNIVLPQAFQRMIPPLAGQAISTIKDSAIVSVISIQELTFQGMELMAATYLTFEVWITVTVLYFLLTYSFSWMAGRLELRLQRTSLS from the coding sequence TTGCGACCAGGCCATCGACCTCACTGGGGTCAACTCGATACGGTTTTGCTGCTGCTGTTGCTTTGTGCTGTAACTTATCTCGGCTTTCGGATTCATAGCGGATTGGAATACCGGTGGAACTGGCAGGTGATTCCTCAATATTTACTGCGCCATGACCCTGTTGAAGGGTGGGTGCCGAACCTGTTATTGCTCGGGCTGTTAACAACCGTTCGATTAAGTTTCTGGAGTTTGTTTTTGGCTCTGCCCATCGGTCTGGTTGCTGGGTTGATGCGTACCAGTGCGCATCTTTTCAGCAGGATGATTGGTGGGACTTACGTGACTCTGTTGCGGAATTTACCACCTCTGGTGCTGATTTTTATCTTCTATTTTTTTATCAGTGATCAGATTCTCCCTCTTTTAGGACTGGGAGAATTAATCACTGCTGCGCCCCTATGGGTGCAGCAGACAGCAAAATTATTATTGGCCCCACCGGACCAGTTGGAAGCATTCATTGCTGCCATCATAACCCTGGCACTGTTCGAAGCTGCTTATATTGGTGAGATTGTGCGAGCGGGAATCAACAGCGTTGAATCCGGACAGTGGGAAGCCGGCAGAGCCTTGGGGATGCGGCGTTGGCAACTGCTTCAGAATATAGTTCTGCCGCAGGCTTTTCAACGGATGATTCCACCTTTGGCAGGGCAGGCCATTTCAACCATCAAGGATTCGGCCATTGTCTCGGTTATATCCATTCAGGAACTGACATTTCAGGGGATGGAGTTGATGGCTGCCACATATCTGACTTTTGAAGTGTGGATCACCGTAACGGTGCTTTATTTTCTATTGACCTACAGTTTTTCCTGGATGGCAGGGAGACTGGAGTTGCGATTACAGAGAACATCCCTTTCTTAA
- a CDS encoding LEA type 2 family protein encodes MNMLKQSIILLVTIAVISCAPLFPRFEAPTVSVSSFQVIPGNNVVPTFEIGLHVINPNRKALKLQGLSYNVELEGYRVLSGVSSQLPEIAAYGEGDVLLLAKPDLFSTISLFTDLMNRPRDKFKFNLDAVLDVGGLMPKIHINKKGEIALVAESR; translated from the coding sequence ATGAATATGTTGAAACAATCAATTATCCTGCTGGTGACGATTGCCGTTATCAGCTGTGCTCCCTTGTTCCCCAGATTTGAAGCTCCAACCGTCAGTGTCTCCAGTTTCCAGGTTATCCCGGGAAACAATGTGGTTCCAACCTTTGAGATTGGATTACATGTCATCAACCCGAATCGGAAGGCTTTGAAGCTGCAAGGCCTTTCCTATAATGTCGAGCTGGAAGGTTACCGGGTTCTCAGCGGGGTCTCCAGTCAACTTCCGGAAATTGCAGCCTATGGTGAAGGGGATGTTCTGCTGCTGGCGAAACCTGATCTGTTCAGTACCATCAGCCTCTTTACTGATTTGATGAATCGTCCACGGGATAAGTTTAAGTTTAACCTCGATGCTGTTCTTGATGTCGGGGGACTAATGCCTAAAATTCATATCAATAAAAAAGGGGAGATTGCTCTGGTCGCTGAGAGTCGTTAA
- a CDS encoding ABC transporter permease subunit, with product MMVEKTPKLDLFTYGALILGIIAVGFPILYAIIAATLSLEEVSRVPMSMIPGDQLFNNLSEAWSRGDLGTQLFNSFIMASGITIGKIIVSLFGAFSIVYFDYRLRSVAFAAVFCTLMLPVEVRILPTYEMAANLFGPLQGIWDALGLNSIVSWFAGHEIEVNLDFSLLDSYAGLILPLTASATCTFLFRQFFLTIPEELCEAAKMDGASPMTFFWKILLPLSKTNIAALVVIEFVYGWNQYLWPLLITTDPKMTTAVIGLKNLLPSPEDPPDWHIAMAGALIVMLPPVLVVIFMQRWFVKGLVEREK from the coding sequence ATGATGGTTGAAAAGACCCCAAAACTTGATTTGTTCACTTATGGTGCGTTAATTCTCGGGATAATCGCGGTCGGGTTTCCGATCCTTTACGCAATCATTGCTGCGACCCTGTCACTTGAGGAAGTATCACGCGTTCCCATGTCGATGATACCGGGGGACCAGTTATTCAACAATCTTAGCGAAGCCTGGAGCCGAGGGGATTTAGGGACGCAGTTATTTAACTCGTTTATCATGGCAAGTGGAATTACAATCGGTAAGATTATCGTTTCTCTGTTCGGCGCTTTTTCAATTGTATATTTTGATTACCGTCTCCGTAGTGTTGCCTTTGCTGCAGTGTTCTGTACTCTGATGCTCCCGGTTGAAGTCCGTATTCTGCCAACCTACGAAATGGCCGCAAACCTGTTTGGCCCTCTGCAAGGAATTTGGGATGCTTTGGGGTTGAACAGTATTGTCAGTTGGTTTGCGGGTCATGAAATTGAAGTGAATCTGGACTTCAGTTTATTGGACAGTTATGCCGGTCTGATTCTTCCGTTGACGGCTTCGGCGACCTGTACTTTTTTGTTCCGGCAGTTTTTTCTCACCATTCCCGAAGAACTCTGTGAAGCGGCCAAGATGGATGGGGCTTCACCGATGACTTTTTTCTGGAAGATTCTGCTTCCCCTTTCCAAAACCAATATCGCTGCGCTGGTTGTTATTGAATTTGTCTATGGTTGGAACCAATACCTCTGGCCTCTTTTGATTACGACAGACCCGAAGATGACAACAGCAGTTATTGGCCTTAAAAACCTTCTCCCTTCACCTGAAGATCCACCTGATTGGCACATTGCCATGGCAGGAGCTCTGATC
- the ugpA gene encoding sn-glycerol-3-phosphate ABC transporter permease UgpA, giving the protein MIKKRSYFKTRSLPYLLILPQVVITLTFFYWPAVQGVISSFQLSDPFGLYTKFVWFDNYIALFKDPLYLKSIVTTLVFSGLVATVSISFGLFLATMANRVLKATTFTRTLLIWPYAIAPAISGILWLFLLHPSYGVVAIFIEDFFGIDWNPLLESSHAMLMIVMASAWKNVSYNFVFFLAGLQAIPHSLIEAAAMDGASPFRRFWTITFPLLSPTMFFVTVMTIIFSFFESFGIIHAVTQGGPGGSTNILVYKVYQDGFIGLNLGSSSAQSVVLMSLIILITFLQFKYVERKVQYTG; this is encoded by the coding sequence ATGATAAAAAAACGCTCATATTTTAAAACGCGATCACTCCCTTACCTGTTGATCCTGCCTCAAGTGGTGATCACGTTAACCTTCTTTTACTGGCCGGCAGTACAAGGGGTGATCTCCTCTTTTCAGCTGAGTGATCCTTTTGGGCTGTATACCAAATTCGTCTGGTTCGACAATTATATTGCCCTGTTTAAGGATCCTCTCTATTTGAAATCAATTGTGACAACCCTGGTTTTCAGCGGGTTGGTTGCTACCGTTTCGATTTCATTCGGGCTGTTTCTAGCGACTATGGCCAACCGGGTGCTGAAAGCCACAACTTTTACCCGTACGCTTTTGATCTGGCCCTACGCCATCGCTCCAGCAATTTCAGGAATTCTGTGGTTGTTTTTGCTGCATCCCTCTTACGGGGTTGTGGCAATTTTTATTGAAGACTTCTTTGGCATCGACTGGAACCCGCTGCTGGAGAGCTCCCATGCCATGTTAATGATTGTTATGGCCAGTGCCTGGAAAAACGTCAGTTATAATTTTGTCTTTTTTCTTGCAGGCCTGCAGGCGATTCCCCATTCGCTGATTGAGGCAGCTGCCATGGATGGCGCCAGCCCGTTTCGGCGTTTCTGGACCATTACCTTTCCGCTGCTTTCTCCCACCATGTTTTTTGTCACCGTCATGACGATTATTTTTTCATTTTTTGAATCCTTTGGAATTATCCATGCGGTCACTCAGGGTGGTCCGGGAGGCTCTACCAATATCCTGGTCTACAAGGTTTATCAGGATGGCTTCATCGGCCTGAACCTTGGTTCATCTTCTGCCCAATCGGTGGTGCTGATGAGCTTAATTATTCTGATCACTTTTCTGCAGTTTAAATATGTCGAACGTAAAGTTCAGTACACAGGCTAG
- a CDS encoding transporter substrate-binding domain-containing protein, whose protein sequence is MKIRIILALLLVLTLLSAPLWAANIRQDLVRSGTLEHVISKNKLRIGFSTFVPWAMKDKQGGYTGFEIEVAKQLADDMGVEAVFIPTKWSGIIPALLTGKFDIIIGGMGITPARNLKVNFSDPYEFSGMSIVANSKLAAGSSGLEAFNRPDVTIVARIGTTAAAAAKKYLPKAKVRLFDDEGQALQEVLNQRAAAMVSSQPFPEFQALKYSGKLFLPLAGKTFTKEPIGFAVQKGDVDFLNFLNNWIRVKNADGWLQDRYDFWFTTQDWKSQVE, encoded by the coding sequence ATGAAAATAAGGATAATTTTAGCATTACTGCTGGTCTTGACACTTCTATCCGCTCCATTGTGGGCAGCGAATATCCGTCAGGATCTGGTGAGATCGGGCACCCTTGAGCACGTTATCTCCAAAAATAAGCTGCGCATCGGTTTTTCCACCTTTGTTCCCTGGGCCATGAAAGATAAGCAGGGCGGATATACTGGTTTTGAAATTGAAGTGGCTAAACAGTTGGCGGATGATATGGGGGTTGAAGCTGTTTTTATCCCCACCAAATGGTCTGGCATCATCCCGGCATTGTTAACCGGTAAATTTGATATTATTATCGGCGGAATGGGAATTACACCGGCAAGAAACCTGAAAGTGAATTTCAGTGATCCCTACGAATTTTCAGGGATGTCTATTGTCGCAAACAGCAAGCTTGCGGCGGGAAGTTCCGGTCTCGAAGCTTTTAATCGTCCGGATGTCACCATTGTTGCCCGGATTGGGACAACGGCAGCAGCGGCAGCAAAAAAATATCTGCCCAAAGCCAAGGTTCGTCTGTTTGATGATGAAGGGCAGGCTTTGCAAGAAGTTTTAAACCAGAGAGCTGCAGCGATGGTCTCCTCTCAGCCCTTTCCCGAATTTCAGGCTTTAAAATATTCCGGGAAACTGTTTTTGCCGTTGGCTGGAAAGACCTTTACGAAAGAACCTATCGGGTTTGCCGTTCAGAAAGGTGATGTGGATTTTCTGAACTTTTTAAATAACTGGATTCGGGTCAAAAATGCTGATGGCTGGCTTCAGGACCGGTATGATTTCTGGTTTACAACCCAGGACTGGAAAAGCCAGGTAGAATAG